One part of the Mycobacterium marinum genome encodes these proteins:
- a CDS encoding patatin-like phospholipase family protein: MAPVSAARVDLVCEGGGVRGIGLVGAVDALAEAGYEFPRVAGSSAGAIVAAMVAALQTAGEPLSRLAEIMRTLDYRKFLDRNLIGHIPLIGGGLSLLVSDGVYRGAYLEQLLAGLLADLGVHTFGDLRTGEQPEQFAWSLVVTASDLSRRRLVRIPWDLDSYGLDPDEFSVARAVHASSAIPFVFEPVRVRGATWVDGGLLSNFPVALFDRADGEPRWPTFGIRLSARPGIPPTRPVHGPVSLGIAAIETLVSNQDNAYIDDPCTVQRTIFVPADGVSPIDFDITSEQRDALYRRGLQAGRKFLQSWNYADYLTECGSPAAPSP, encoded by the coding sequence CTGGCGCCCGTGAGCGCAGCGCGTGTCGATCTGGTGTGCGAAGGAGGCGGGGTCCGCGGCATCGGGTTGGTCGGTGCGGTGGATGCCTTGGCCGAGGCCGGTTACGAGTTTCCGCGTGTCGCGGGCAGCAGTGCGGGTGCCATTGTCGCTGCGATGGTCGCCGCTTTGCAGACCGCCGGTGAACCGCTGTCGCGGCTCGCGGAGATCATGCGCACCCTCGATTACCGGAAGTTCCTTGACCGTAACCTGATCGGGCATATTCCGTTGATCGGTGGCGGGCTCTCGCTGCTGGTGTCCGACGGGGTCTATCGAGGCGCGTACCTCGAGCAGCTGCTCGCCGGCTTACTCGCCGATCTTGGCGTGCACACTTTTGGCGATCTGCGCACCGGCGAGCAGCCCGAGCAGTTCGCCTGGTCGCTGGTGGTCACCGCCAGTGATCTGTCCCGGCGCCGGCTGGTCCGCATCCCGTGGGATCTGGACTCCTATGGCCTTGACCCGGACGAATTTTCGGTGGCGCGGGCGGTGCACGCCTCCTCGGCCATCCCCTTCGTCTTCGAACCCGTTCGGGTGCGCGGAGCTACTTGGGTCGACGGTGGTTTGCTGTCCAATTTTCCGGTGGCACTGTTCGATCGTGCCGACGGCGAACCGCGGTGGCCGACCTTCGGAATCCGGCTGTCGGCGCGCCCGGGAATTCCTCCCACCCGTCCGGTGCACGGTCCAGTGTCATTGGGAATCGCCGCGATTGAGACGCTGGTGAGCAATCAGGACAACGCCTACATCGACGATCCATGTACCGTGCAACGCACCATCTTCGTACCGGCTGACGGCGTGAGCCCGATCGACTTCGACATCACGTCCGAACAACGGGATGCGCTCTACCGGCGCGGATTACAGGCGGGCCGCAAGTTTTTGCAGAGTTGGAATTACGCCGACTACCTGACTGAGTGCGGGAGTCCTGCCGCGCCCTCGCCCTAG
- a CDS encoding ABC transporter ATP-binding protein encodes MASVSFEGATRRYPGADRPAVDSLDLEVDDGEFVVLVGPSGCGKTTSLRMLAGLERVDAGRIRIAERDVTNVDPKSRDVAMVFQNYALYPHMTVAQNMGFALKVAKTPKAEIRDRVLQAAKLLDLEAYLDRKPKDLSGGQRQRVAMGRAIVRRPQVFLMDEPLSNLDAKLRVQTRNQIAGLQRQLGTTTVYVTHDQVEAMTMGDRVAVLCDGVLQQCAAPRELYRRPDNVFVAGFIGSPAMNMFILPIVDSSVLLGDWLIQLPREVTVPAPEVVVGVRPEHFEVGNLGVEMEIDVVEELGADAYLYGRIINGGAMIDQSVVARADGSNPPERGSRVRLYPQPAQLHFFTVDGRRIA; translated from the coding sequence ATGGCTTCGGTGAGTTTCGAGGGGGCAACACGTCGATACCCGGGTGCGGACCGTCCGGCCGTCGACAGCCTTGATCTCGAGGTCGACGACGGAGAATTCGTGGTGCTGGTCGGTCCGTCCGGCTGCGGCAAGACGACGTCGCTGCGGATGCTGGCCGGATTGGAAAGGGTAGATGCCGGGCGGATCCGGATCGCTGAGCGCGACGTCACCAATGTCGATCCGAAGAGTCGCGACGTGGCGATGGTGTTCCAGAACTATGCCCTGTACCCGCACATGACCGTGGCACAAAACATGGGATTTGCGCTGAAGGTCGCCAAGACCCCCAAGGCCGAGATCCGCGACCGGGTCCTTCAGGCAGCGAAGCTGCTCGATCTCGAGGCTTATCTCGATCGCAAGCCCAAAGACCTCTCGGGCGGCCAGCGCCAGCGAGTAGCGATGGGGCGCGCTATCGTGCGCCGCCCCCAGGTGTTCCTGATGGACGAGCCGCTATCGAATCTTGATGCCAAGCTGCGGGTGCAAACCCGCAACCAGATCGCCGGACTGCAACGGCAGTTGGGTACCACCACCGTCTACGTGACCCACGATCAGGTAGAGGCCATGACCATGGGCGATCGTGTTGCGGTGCTGTGCGACGGCGTACTACAACAATGCGCGGCCCCGCGTGAACTCTACCGCCGGCCCGACAATGTGTTTGTCGCCGGATTCATCGGATCGCCGGCCATGAACATGTTCATCCTGCCGATCGTCGATTCGTCAGTGTTGCTGGGGGATTGGTTGATTCAGCTACCCAGGGAGGTGACCGTGCCGGCACCCGAGGTCGTCGTCGGAGTCCGGCCCGAGCACTTCGAAGTGGGCAACCTCGGAGTCGAAATGGAAATTGACGTGGTCGAAGAGCTCGGCGCCGACGCCTACCTTTACGGTCGGATCATCAACGGCGGCGCGATGATCGATCAATCCGTTGTGGCTAGAGCGGATGGCAGCAACCCGCCCGAGCGGGGTAGTCGGGTGCGGCTGTATCCACAACCGGCGCAATTGCACTTCTTTACCGTCGACGGCCGCCGTATCGCTTGA
- a CDS encoding carbohydrate ABC transporter permease, translated as MGSADRVVQRKIVRAVALYAALIAIAWCALFPILWALSGSLKKSGEVSEPRLLPSDPQWSNYAEVFTLMPFWRMFFNTVLYAGCVTAGQIFFCSLAGYAFARLEFRGRDTLFVLYLGTLMVPLTVTVIPQFILMRTVGLVDTPWAMIVPGLFGSAFGTYLMRQFFRTLPSDLEEAATLDGCSPWQIYWRILLPHARPAVMVLGVLTWVNVWNDFLWPLLMVQRDSIATLTLGLVRMQGEYVARWPVLMATSMLILLPLVVVYAVAQRAFIRGIAVTGLGG; from the coding sequence GTGGGCTCAGCTGACCGGGTGGTGCAGCGCAAGATTGTGCGTGCTGTCGCCCTCTATGCGGCGCTGATCGCGATCGCCTGGTGTGCTCTGTTTCCGATTCTGTGGGCCCTGTCCGGCTCACTGAAGAAGAGCGGTGAGGTCAGCGAGCCGAGATTGTTGCCGTCGGACCCACAGTGGTCCAACTACGCTGAGGTATTCACCTTGATGCCCTTCTGGCGAATGTTCTTCAACACCGTGCTCTATGCCGGTTGCGTCACCGCCGGGCAGATCTTCTTCTGCTCACTGGCCGGATATGCGTTTGCGCGACTCGAGTTTCGAGGCCGCGACACACTTTTCGTCCTCTACCTGGGCACCTTGATGGTGCCGCTCACCGTGACGGTGATTCCGCAGTTCATCCTGATGCGAACGGTGGGCTTGGTGGACACGCCCTGGGCGATGATCGTGCCGGGACTGTTTGGTAGCGCGTTCGGGACCTATCTGATGCGCCAGTTCTTCCGGACGCTGCCGAGCGACTTGGAGGAGGCCGCGACTCTCGATGGTTGTTCGCCGTGGCAGATCTACTGGCGAATCCTGCTGCCGCACGCCCGGCCAGCGGTGATGGTGCTCGGTGTACTCACCTGGGTCAATGTGTGGAACGACTTCCTATGGCCCCTGTTGATGGTCCAGCGCGACAGCATCGCCACGTTAACCCTCGGTCTGGTGCGGATGCAGGGAGAGTACGTGGCTCGGTGGCCGGTACTGATGGCAACATCGATGCTGATTCTGTTGCCACTGGTGGTCGTCTACGCCGTCGCGCAACGCGCCTTCATCCGTGGTATCGCCGTGACTGGACTGGGCGGGTAA
- a CDS encoding carbohydrate ABC transporter permease encodes MTSIDTRSTPEPGAETGRSRRWQRRSWAGRMFVAPNLAAVAMFLLFPLGFSLYMSLQNWDLFRAPTFVGLQNFAKLFTSDPLFLIALRNSVVYTAGTVVPTVLISLVVAAVLNRKVPGIGVFRTIVFLPLAISSVVMAVVWQFVFDTNNGLLNIILGWIGVGPVPWLIEPRWAMVSLCLVSVWRSVPFATVVLLAAMQGVPETVYEAAKIDGAGEIRQFVSITVPLIRGAMSFVVVISIIHAFQAFDLVYVLTGPNGGPETGTYVLGIMLFQHAFSFLEFGYASALAWVIFAILLVLTVLQLRITRRRSWEASSGLS; translated from the coding sequence ATGACGTCCATCGACACGCGCAGCACGCCAGAACCTGGCGCCGAAACGGGCCGGTCGCGCCGCTGGCAACGCCGCTCGTGGGCCGGCCGCATGTTCGTGGCTCCAAATCTGGCGGCCGTTGCGATGTTCCTGTTGTTCCCGCTGGGATTCTCGCTCTACATGAGCCTTCAGAACTGGGACCTGTTCCGCGCTCCCACCTTTGTCGGTTTGCAGAACTTTGCCAAGCTGTTCACGTCTGACCCGTTGTTTCTGATCGCCCTGCGGAACTCGGTGGTCTACACCGCGGGAACCGTCGTGCCGACCGTTCTGATCAGCCTCGTGGTGGCTGCTGTGCTGAACCGAAAAGTGCCCGGAATCGGTGTCTTTCGGACAATCGTCTTCCTGCCGCTGGCCATCTCGTCGGTGGTGATGGCGGTCGTGTGGCAGTTCGTCTTCGATACCAACAACGGGCTACTCAACATCATCCTCGGCTGGATCGGAGTCGGTCCCGTCCCGTGGTTGATCGAACCCAGATGGGCCATGGTCTCGCTGTGTCTGGTCAGCGTGTGGCGAAGTGTCCCGTTCGCCACCGTCGTCTTGCTGGCCGCGATGCAGGGCGTCCCCGAGACCGTTTACGAGGCCGCCAAAATCGATGGCGCGGGCGAGATCAGGCAGTTCGTGTCCATCACGGTCCCGCTGATTCGTGGCGCAATGTCGTTCGTCGTTGTCATCTCGATCATTCACGCCTTCCAGGCGTTCGACCTCGTCTACGTCCTCACCGGTCCCAACGGCGGACCGGAAACGGGAACCTATGTGCTGGGCATCATGCTCTTTCAGCACGCCTTTTCGTTCCTGGAGTTCGGATATGCGTCCGCGCTGGCCTGGGTGATCTTTGCCATCTTGCTGGTGTTGACCGTGCTGCAGCTCCGGATCACCCGGCGACGGTCGTGGGAGGCGTCTAGTGGGCTCAGCTGA